agaaaaaaaaaaaaaaaatttgtggcTACTGGCCAGTATCCGGCCGATAATCCGGCCGAATATCCGTCcggaaactggccggattgtggccGGTTTTGCGCACTAAAGGGAATCCGCGCGCGGATTCCctcatttcttttcttcctcctttcttcaacctccacacacactcacaccttGAACACACACTACTCCTAAAAACCCTCTTTTCACCATCCAATCTCCAAACTAAATACACCAAAACATTTCTCTTTTCCTTGTGAGTTGATTCCATAGCTTAAATTCCTTCAAAAACAAGTTCTAATTCGGATTTGAGCTTGAGAAGAAcaagggtttcaaatttttgaactcTTCATTTGGGTTcaaattggagtgaaattttTGGGGGTTTCTTCACCATTTGCACCATTAATCATCTACCAACAAGTTTGAGgtaacaaatcttcaccaaatgttatcatttgaattttgtcaattttcactttttcctatttttgggcaatttcgaattttttttcattttgtgaagtttgatgCTTTTTATGATGTTATTGAGcttattgatgattattggtgatgtttaacTCATGGGTTTgagattatttggtgaatttagCAATTTTAAGCTAATCTTGAGGATTACTTTGATTTGATCATTattagctaatttttttttttttttggggcaatTGGATTGAAGAAAATTGTATGAGAGTAATGGATTGGTCTAGGATATTTACATGCTAAATTTAGGCTTAATTAGCTTATCCTTTGATTTTTGGCATGTTTATTCTAGAAAATTTGATTAAAGTTGAATTAATGACCTTTTTAAGTCTAAACTCATGGTTAAGGTGCTTTTTAGCATTTCATTATGCTTATTTAGGTCATTAAGTTGGGAATAAGTTGTGtgattgtttaattgctttctctACCTATTTGGACATTTTATGCTTAAGtgttttatttggaaaaaaatgaaagaagcaTTTGTTGTTGATAATCAATTGTAAAGTCTTGCTTGTGAAGTTAATTGCTAATTATTATGTGAGTAAGTTGATAAGATTGGCTAATTAAAGATAAAGAGGTAAAAGTGAATGAGTTTTCATTATCTTTACTTAGCAATGTACCTATTAAATGAAGTTAacatttaataattttaattaggtACAATGGCTCGCACTAAGAAAGGTGCAGTGAAATCTCCTCCTCCTAACAAGAGAGGAGAAGCTTCGACGTCTAGACAACCGCgcttgaaaagaaaagcaagtagACGTCTACAGCTTGAGGACGAGCCATCATCTGGAGAGGATACTCAacaacaagaggaacaagaTGCACAAGGGGACCAAGAGGAGGAAGTCCCTTATGATAAGTCGCGCTTCACCTCCGCCGAAAATGAAGCTTGGTACAATGCTAGGAGGGGAGCTAAGGTATTGGTGGAAAAGGATGTCACCTCGGATGCCGAGGAGGTCTACCATCTCAAGGCCTCCTTTGCCAAATTGGGATGGGAAAATTTCTTTAACATCCCAAACTTCTATTATGAGGAGCTTGTCCGAGAATTCTATGCAAATGTGGAGGACAAGAAGGTTTTTCACTACGACACGGAGGTGATTACTAGTACAGTGCGAGGGAGAAAAGTTCGAGTCCATAGAGCTGATTTGGAGCGCTATCTTCATGTTTCGGATGTGGGGCGCAAGGTAGATTTGAAGAAAGCCTTCAAACCCAATGATTTGGACTCTTGGAACATGCTAGAGGCACTTGTACGTTTGGGGGTTGAGTACAAGGCTACTCGAACGACGGGGCGATATTCGGTATTGACTTCATCATTTCCGGAGTCGCAACGTCTCCTTATTTACCTATTTGCCGCCAATATCATTCCGAGGGCAAGTGGAACCAATGAGGCGCGCACAAGTGACATCTATTTCTTGGATAAAATGAAGCATGGCTTAGGAAACATCCAAGGCATTCCATTGGGAAGCATTATCACCAACCACATGTGGGCTGTGGTTCGCAGTAACGACATCAAACATGCTTTCCCGTATCCTCGGTTCTTGACCTTCGAGTTTCAAAGGGTTGGAGTGGATTTTTCTAACGCTTTCCCTACAGGTCTCAAGAAGAAGGACGTCTTTACATTGGATTTTTGCAGGTTCATTTTGAAGAGTAAAGACGGCGGTGGTCCTTCAACTCAAGGAGGTGCTCAAGGGGACATTAGGCAAGAGGAGGAAGTTGAAATTGAACGAATTGAAGGGGCTCAAGGGGTTGAGACAACTACCCCGCCGGTCTCAAATGAACCGTCTTCCTCACGGCCTCCAACCTCACCTCAAGACACTCGGTCGTTTTTCAAGAAGATAATGGACAAGCTGCTTTGTGTCGAGGCTGAGGTAAAGAAAAGCCGCCAAGAGAATAAGCGGAATTCCGAGCGTCTTCGTCGCATCGAGACCAAGCTGGGTATTGAAGCTCCTCCGACTCCACCATCGTCACCTGACCAAGCGACTACTTGAGGGAGTGCTCGTCTTGcagaaatgttttttttttcttttctgtagtATTTGTGATGTTTTTAgtgattttctttatttcttttttgtgaACTAATCCAAGTGATCTTTATCTCTATTGTGATGATAGTGATTCGGACTACTaaaagttggaaattcatcacttggacatggattcggattgcgcaagttcaattgagcagtattttcttttactctttatttattttccttttttcacattgaggacaatgtgaagtttaagtgtgggggaggaaagtattgaacttgcatttacttgctaggtgatgatattttgtggatttaaatgcttagaaatgttggaattgtgtttgaaatgcttgccatgtggataattgcttgaaattgggtttgttggcagggagttttcatccatttataaggagaaactctgtcaaaatttttctaaaatcttttccaatatttcactatggcccaaaagttcttcaaatttttgcattttcattcaaaaagggctaattgttccaaccttaagtgtttaattcttccaattgttgaaactttatatgtattttggaaagtttagtcctcatttaacttgaaaatgattattatgcaattaggatttttacattttagaaagtatattggataaagtgaggaaaattatgcctataattttacatgtttaatgaaatttcttctctttacttaattttataagtaagtgattgacatAATTGAtaaaaggttatactcctcctttgattagtcttatatattttctaagagggaataaaaaaaataataaaaaaataataaaataaaaaaaaaaagaagagaaaaaaagaaaataaaagaaagaaataaaaattattctactccaatgatttttgtaccgagtaaccgggggttggcatctacaaatgtcgattttcgcgtaaaaaggtacttgaattaagagtatgcattgcaacttgaataagtgaaatgttgagtaaccgggaatcttcacctaaaagtgtcgattttcgcgtaaaaaggcattttcactatttaagtaaaaattagtatgaataaatccctcttagttatagaattttgagaaaaagatgattataggaggaggaaggctataaattgactatgtgatttgcttatttgtaaaattaagttagggtaagagattaagtttaacttgttgaatttagggtataattatctttcctttacttgatattatgagtatttagtgtaaattgaataattgtataatgattattttccaagtcttgaggaattaaattggacaaagtgcatatattgtttcacctcttgaatcattgcatttgattatgtgtgaattgcttgaggacaagcaatgatttaagtgtgggggagtttgataagtgactaatttacgtaataattgtatgatattttatattatttttagtcacttttgttatattattggaagaaaatgaattattttggctataattggtgaataaatgtttttaagtgattaaatgaggtttttatcactttttacttggattttgtgtattttgacagttttgatgcattttcgtatttcggctataacttgagctacagtgatcggattaagatgattcttgaaccaatttgaagataagagatagatctacaactttggtgaagacatctaaatccagtttgaaggttttccaggtcaaaatgccgaattacaatagcaaatttctactggtcgaaactggaacagggcaataagcaggtaagggtattttggtcatttctcagcctacacagatccaaa
This region of Coffea eugenioides isolate CCC68of unplaced genomic scaffold, Ceug_1.0 ScVebR1_1418;HRSCAF=2265, whole genome shotgun sequence genomic DNA includes:
- the LOC113755315 gene encoding uncharacterized protein LOC113755315, with product MARTKKGAVKSPPPNKRGEASTSRQPRLKRKASRRLQLEDEPSSGEDTQQQEEQDAQGDQEEEVPYDKSRFTSAENEAWYNARRGAKVLVEKDVTSDAEEVYHLKASFAKLGWENFFNIPNFYYEELVREFYANVEDKKVFHYDTEVITSTVRGRKVRVHRADLERYLHVSDVGRKVDLKKAFKPNDLDSWNMLEALVRLGVEYKATRTTGRYSVLTSSFPESQRLLIYLFAANIIPRASGTNEARTSDIYFLDKMKHGLGNIQGIPLGSIITNHMWAVVRSNDIKHAFPYPRFLTFEFQRVGVDFSNAFPTGLKKKDVFTLDFCRFILKSKDGGGPSTQGGAQGDIRQEEEVEIERIEGAQGVETTTPPVSNEPSSSRPPTSPQDTRSFFKKIMDKLLCVEAEVKKSRQENKRNSERLRRIETKLGIEAPPTPPSSPDQATT